A segment of the Lolium perenne isolate Kyuss_39 chromosome 3, Kyuss_2.0, whole genome shotgun sequence genome:
GAGATGGCTGTTGACAACTCAAAAACTGAAACATCACACCTAACAACATTTACAATGATAATACCATTGCCTTACTAAATGTTACTGCATAGTTCTAACACTAAAATTCAATAGCTAGAAAATGTATCAACGTCTCAACTCTCAAGAACAAATATTTTGACAAATGAATTCTAAAAATAGCATGCAATCCCAAAAGGTATTGGCTATGTCCCCAAAAAGATAAACATTAAAACAGATTAATCTATTGATGTTCAAGGAATGATAATGTTAGATATATCAGAAAACAACTAAAAAGATGAATCTGACTGTTCAGATGGAACGGTCAATGACGGATCTCTAACCAGACAACTCATCTAAAGTAACAAGGGATAGATAAGGTTCATTAAAATTCCAAAAGTCAAAGCTCATATTTTCGTATGGAAAATTCATGAGAAAACAGCATCCCTAAAGCAGAGCTGATGTACTTGTATAAAATTGAGCAGGAACTTTGTAACAAGTTTGTACGAGTGGATGACAGTTCTCAAGATAACACAGCATCTATTTTATAACCTTTTATTGGCTCCTAGAATGGAAATACAATATTGATGAATGATAAACTTTAAAACATCTTCGCTGTAACATGTCACCTCATAATAATATAAGGCATCATTTATTTTTGATGCTTCCTCTGTTGAAAATGCTTGAGATATACTCGAGGAAGTTCTGTCGTCCTTTTCTGATCTAGTATCCTGTGAGGCAGATAAGTGAAACAAGATCTCAGGAGATAGCGAAAGAATATAAGATAGACAGGATTTCAAATAACACATTGACTAGTAACATACTGAAAGACAATTCAATCAGCAAAAGCTTCTAAGGGAGTACATCAAAATAAGAAGTTTCAGCTAGAGATTGACTATCAACCTATAACCAGAAATCCACAAGGCCGCAGCACTTAAAAATATAAATGAATCAGGTAGACGATCAAGTGAACTGATTCTTAATGTCATATTTTCGGATGGAAAACAGAACAGTACCAAATCTGACAAACTAATTCATGTTGATGGTCCGTAATATCAGCGAATTACACAATAGCAATTTAATAGGTAGTTTACACTTTCAGGCCCACATCAATGTTTCTTCGAGAAATGAGAAATATAATTTATGCTCTGAAATGGGCATTGCATGAAAGTCCTCTCTTCATAAAGCAAATGCCAAGAACGTAGAAATATAATAAGTTTGGTAACAAGCAACTCACATACATCACTTGCTGAAATATGCGAACCTAATCCAGGTACGAACTCTTCGAGTTTGTAATACGTTAGTACAGCAAAGTGACATAAAGTGCATCAACTTATATGCATGGTTTTAAAGGCATCGCCTAGGCGTCGCCTAAGCGACGCTTAAGCGTCCGAGCGTTCCAGGAGGGCAAGGCGTCGGCGTCGCCTTTGTTTTCTGCCCAAGGCGTCTCAAAGGCGTCGAAAGGCGCGAAATCGCCGCCTTGCAAGAATCTGGACGCCTCTGTTCTGTGCGCGGGAAACTTTGGGCTGGCAGGAGGGGAAAACAGAAATGGCGGGCTGGGAGGGAAATTGAGGGCCATCTATAGGGGAAAGAGAGggaagagagagagggggagctcCTCTCACGCGACCTCCCCAACTCTGGCCAGATCTGCTGCTGGTCCTTCATCTGCCGGCCTCCCCAGCTCCGGCCAAGCTTCTGGCCAAGCTTCTGGCGACTCCTCCCACTGGTGCATCCCTCTCCCAGAGGGGAAACAATGTACAGCTTCCATGACAGCTTCTCTTGGTGCCTTGGTGGTGTCTGGTGTGTGTATGTGATGCACTTCTTCTTGCCTGCTTTGCCTCTGCTCATCCTACCTAGCTGATGCTTTGCTTCCAGCAAGGCAGCCTCAAAGGCGTCGCCTTGCAATGCGCCTAGGCgttgcggcgcccccccccccccccccatcgcCTTGGGACGCCTTGGCGCCTTTAAAACCATGCTTATATGTTTGTGGTTCATACTTCATCTCCAAGCACAAACAGAGTGAATGGATGAGAATGGATGAACCTAGGGAGAAACAAATCACCAAACAAAACCAGGAGCATGGAATATTTTGAAACCATACCTGCGTAACGATTATTAGCCTATTCACTTCTTGGTCGTCAACAAAAAAATCGTCAtcctcatcatcaaccctgcttaaaaCAAACATATTGCAAAAGAAAATCAATTTCGCACACAATTTCTGCTCAATATGTACATAAGAGATGATAAGTCACAATGAGCAATATAAAGAGCACACAAATAATCAAAATGAAATGTTGGTCGTCTGAAAATAAATACACAGGCACCTAGAACCCCAAATATGAAAATAATAACGTATGTGCATTCAACACAGAACATTTTAACTGCTGTGAAAATTTGAACTGAATATGATATTATTGCGCTAATGTGTCATAATGACATTAAAATCCATCATCTAACATATATTTAGTTCAACCAAAAATTGCTTGCAGCTTAATTTACCTTCCATTTTCGCAGGTAACAGTAATATATCATGTTACATAGATCGATCACAAAGAAGCATAGCTATACAGTCTACTCTCACAAAGGTATGTGACATACTAGTGTTATTATAGCTATTCTGAATGATTGCACGATTTTACACGGTTGCTTAAAGAGCAACTTACATTACACAGTCAGAATCATAATGCATGAAATAAATCCCTAGACCGTATACCATTTGAAGTTCACCTTTTGTGTGAATAGATATCATCGCGTGAATGTTCCGCATGTTCCAATTCTAGTTCCTCATCAAGCATGAATGTGCTTTGATCCCCACTGAAGCTAGGGGATTCATTTTGCAAATCATTACAGAAACCTCTTTTGCTTTGAGAATCAGGTACTTTCATCTTTGTGTTTACTTTCCGAACTTTAACATCACCAGTTCTAAAAGAAGCTTCATGTGTGCGTGAATTCACAGAGGATGTGCAAATGCTCTTGGGCTTTCCACCAATAGCGATGGCAGAGAAGTTCTTATTCAATGAAGAGCTATGTACATTGTTACGTAGCTGTTCATCAGGAACTATTGCGTCAGTACCAATAACATTTATGTTGCTTTTAATATCTTGAGGATGAGGCTGGCTCTTTTGATCTTCAGAATAAGCATCCTGATTTGAGAAGCTGCCAGTATTGCTCTCAACCATGGTATTATCCATACTGGCAGTAGATGACGGACTCTGAACAGATGTCCCAGATAAAGAAACCCACTTTGACCAATCAGAGCGCCTCCTTATCTTGTCATCCTGGTATTTGGTCAGTAGAATCAGATAAACCAATTCCAAACGCAACAAGGACATAAACAGTAACAGCCGATATACAAATAGCTACCTGAACTTCTAGAAGACTTGAGCTTGCCAATGCATCTACGATGAGATGGACATCCGTCGTAATTCTCTTCAGCTACAAATGAGCCATGCAATAACAGAACCAATTTTTAGAAGGTAAAACGAAAAAAATATGATCTCTGAAAAGGCAAAATATGCATAGAAGGCATACTCTATTGAAGTCTGCAACTTTTGAAATTGCAACCCAGCCATGATCGTCCATTAGAGATTTCAAGAAACCATCGCGATCCAGATTAGTATCACTGAAAAAACaccacaatgagtaaacaaaactGTATGGTGTACATACTATGATGTTAAAAGCACGTTCAGCCATCCATGATATGTCACACAGGTGTCAGATTGTTCTATTTAGACTGCAATAGCGATGTTTGCATGTATATTGTATAATAGCGAAGCAACTGTCAAAGCAAACAAGACTATCTGTGGTCACATATTCTGAATGGCGACATGCATACCTAAACTAAATTACTTAGCAGGCCCATTGAAATTACATGAGAACCTTACCAGCACAGTGCTAAACTCATAGGCTCATTTATGCTTGTCATGCTTCCTTTAGGGAAACCTCGGGATAGAATTAAACAGGAGAAAATAATTATTTACCTAAAGTAGTACTCCACTTGAGTTAATATTTTAGCTCTTAACTCAGCCGCTTCAGGAGATAAAACAGGTGGAGGAGCTGGTTGATTTTGGACAAAACGTGGTGGACCTCTCATTGCCTCCATGGGTGGAGCAGGCATGTAATAATACATGGGAGGCATAGGCCCTGAGGTAAGAACATTATCAGATAACAGATCATCAAATGCTGCAGCATACCAAATAAGGAATGAGATGCAATTACAGTGAGTACGGCATTACCAGGGAAGGACGGTCCATTCATGTACCCAAGAGTAGGGGGCAGATGAGCCATTGGTCTGACAAAAGTTCTTGGCCCAACACCATGTGGTACACTTGGGTTTTCACTCGTACCAAATGCCCGGGGATTATGCCAATTATGGTTAAAATGTCCGCGGCCTTCAACGCCAGAATGGGGCCTAGCACCATGAGTACCAAGAGCAGGACGCCAAGCATGAGGGTCTCCTCTTGTCTGTGGAGGCATTGGCCTGTTACCTTCATTGCCACCAACTTGATCAACTGGAACAAAAGGAGGTGTAGCATTTTCGAATCCAGACTTGCCAACATTTGGGTCACGATTTGGGACCGGAACAGCAAAAGGCTGGTATGGATAGTCGTGTAGCATCATCGGATTTTGGAGAACAGGGTAAAAAAAAGGCTGCCCTGGATGTTGGTGATACGGCATTGGTGTCGGGTATGATGGTGCATCATTTGCACCAGGGGGGCGTCTCTTGGGCCCATTTTTATGATGTGCTTGGTGACTCTTGTTGATATTTCCGTGGTGGCCATCGAACTTGTGCATACGGTTAGACGCCTAAAAGAAGTTGCACCCTTTCAATCAGAGTAAATCAGGATAGGGATAGTACAGAAAGAATGCATATAGGAACACAGCATGGAAAACTGGCTGTATAAAACAGTGACAGAAAATCTGTACTCAAAGgcttagatttttttttttttgcttatttCCCAAAAACGCACCGTAAAAACATTATCTAACTATTCTGCCATAAGAAGGTGCTTCAGTTAGGGACACCTTTCAGAGAGGGCATCTGTGTGATAGCAGCCCAAGAATGAATCCTTACTTACAAGCAAGATGGGTGCATTAGTAGGTGGCTCGGCTAGGGAACTGTTTGGAGAGTGGCTGTATGATTAGCTGGTCAAACTGAACAAAATCCTAAGAACAGTGTGATGGCTACAGCGGTAGCAGATAAATTCACAGAAACCCAACTGTGGAATAGAAAACAAGCACTAAATCACTAATACTAAGATATCCTGAATATTCACTTAACCCATTCATCAGTAACCTCACCATCAGGGCATAGCGATTATTATTGACATTTTTACCTTCAGACAAGTAACAGACTTCCATTGCCATGGGATATACAATCTACTACCAACATAATCGAAGAAGACTAGGCAGACAAATTGAGCACAGCCCAGAAAGTTGGGAAGCAATTTATAGGTACTGGTTCTACAAACAGCAAAGCATTATCGTCACCAAGAAAAAAGTGTTTACCTAGATGACACTAGTCGCATAAAAATAAAAGGCAACATATATGTACCAAAATAAGCAACCTCGGGCCATTCCATTACAACCTACATACACTAGAAAGTAAATAAAAGAAGGCCTGATACCGATTTTGTACCATAATGAAAATGGTAGAGCGTTAATCTTCGAGTATTGACTGCGAAAACAGGTTACGCCAATATATATAATGTTAGCAAGCATATCTCCACACCAGTTGACGTATCATACCTGCGTTGGAGATGGGGGCGCCAGGTCGCCGCCGCCAGCATTGGCCGACGCAGGCTTCCCCGCGGGCTCCGGCGCGACCTTCTGCCTGGCCTCGTCGAGCGCGGGCCAGGAGTCGGCCCCCATGACGGCCGCGTCCCCGGCCAGGGGCGGCGGCGTGGTCTTCCTCCACGGCGAGGCGGCGGGGCCGCCCGGATCCgctaccacctccggcgccgcacCGGTCCCTCCTCCGCCCACATTCGGCTCCTCCATCGCCGGCGCCGAAACACCCACCACCGCGGAACAGAGCAGGGAGACCACGGGAGACTAAGATTTAAGGCCCGCCGCCGCCGAGAGCAGGCAGGGGAGAGAGTAATGGGGCGGGTTGGGATGGGGTGTTGGGGGAACTTAGCTTAGCTGAGGTGAGCTTGGGGTAGGCTTAGCCGGTGATTGGTGCAGCCATGGggccggcggcgccgccggcgTGGTAGGGAGTGTGGTAAAAGGAAGGTTTAGGGCGCGGAGGGCGACTAGGGTTTTGGAGTGGCGAGAGCGAGGGTGGGAGGGGCGTGCGTgaggtaagagagagagagaagggaaGGGCAAAGTTCCGGTATGGATGGGGACCTGCACAGATTTGTTTGAGCAAGATTTTATCCGGATTCGGGAGAGGCTGGGTCTGGGTGGGTTTGGGCCCAGCTGACGGTGGATGTCTCACTGACATCAACCCTGGCCAGGGAGATGATTGTGATACCTTCCCCTCGGGTCTGCATCATATTTTAAAGTGTTAaaataatttgataaaaaaatttacatgtacatctccatagcaGATGTGTCTTCATCAAGTTTCACAGAAAACTTATATTTTTTGTGATttctgtaaaaaagagaaaatgtaTCTTGTGAAAAAACCATTATTCTTAGCattgaattttatctttttttacacatgtcacatgataagtcgatttttttaaGAGACGACTTTATGAgcgagcacgtgaagatgtacctaCAAATTTTTTGTTTCATTCTTTGAAATTCGAAatttgtgtaagatgcatttcaaacttagggcatgagcaatggtgTCATACACAACTAGCTGGACACCTCctacttttcttttgatcccctgtcgccttgtTGATGTTGCAGGATGATAGCTCCCTAATGGCAGTCTATATGTACAAAAAACTTGTGATATCTCAATTGGAATTTCCCTTCTCAGATTATGTGGGATGCTAGTGGTTATGCAGTTGGCGTTGTGTTAGGCCAACGAGTTGATAAGAAATTAAATGTTATTTACTATGTAGTACAACACTTGATGGTGCTCAAGAAAATTATGCTACTCCTAAAAAAATTAGTTATAATATTTGCATGTGATAAATTTGAACCTTACATCGTTTATTCCAAAGTCATTGTGGACTTTTATCATTCATCTATTAAATAGTATCTTATGAATAATTAAGATGTTAAGCCTAGACTAATAAGATTCcacgagcgagattaggcacacgacgtacccagcttcgggtcccctcggtggaggatccctacgtgctgctagcaatccagtatatgatcatatgtcTGTTTACAGGGTACCGCCATAGgcagagctatgttgtctatctgttcTCTCTCTCTTCCTCTATCGGGTACCCTGGCtgactttatatatgcaaccagcctagggttttacaagagtcttaGTCGGCTACTTCTTCAGGttaccttgttgggccttctccatattaggccgagccgagccaggtataccaataatgggtacccgaagggtatacccatgtcagtagcccccgagtgtctagggaagtcgaagacttgcgtagagactccaagcataaccatctccgaagtcgaagaaatacaaggcgaggtccatatcGTAAATCATGTATAAcgtagatgatgtcgatgattctcgaaattattttttctatcgggtgcgcggcagcgctcccgatgggtgacaaggtattaacttgtcaatgcctacaggttgtagactagggttttagtcggaagtagaggcaactagatctcgaaggtttcagccgaaaagtgctcgacgatatgaaaattagggtttgtgagacaatgaatcgatgctttctttgtccctcgactcccccttatatagaaggcggagctgagggattcgtaatacacaagttacagagtccgggagggtttctaactcatcccgcaagattacaagtattgcttcctaatacaactctagctttccttaataataatttgggcttccgattcttcttatccttcgggtcgtgggccttcagtaaaccccgggtaccatcttcggcaggcccattggggatgcctatgtcagtagcccccgagattttgcttgaatcgtagagtcagggaaaatctccaactttatattcgTTCAATAGCTCTGAACTtcatcacatatctttggatacgaaattatatgttatatagggataatggtagttggggctagttcatctgacggatcaggtactagttaactgctctaatccgcaaaaacctacttcaagatcacgtccctggacatgatctcgggatactggtgtaaacttcgacaggtgccgcttaaggtcttaccattctgtcgagtccaagtcatattttatcgggtacctaacgcgtctgttaggatttttcttcgtatctgttgatacggaaaaaagtagcaaaccgacgtcagagacggcgccacgccacacagaacgggtctggggtcttaccttcgcaaagtttttgcggcattcagaaattgttcgcaactttggcgttctgagaatatattgtcgagtgctttttcggctattggaatagcacattttattgagtcaatggatgacttatattgccttcccgatgggagtatatgtagagttatttatataactcgaaatatgctcacttgttcttccttttctctcttttttataattttatcgggcacgcgaacagcgttcccgatgggagtagcccccgaggctactcccaaggacttgtgctcgggtgtaggctcaacgccttacgttgctatattttccttctttcCCGAAGTTTTCatatctgtcgggtgcgcgaacagcgctcccgatgggagtagcccccgaggctatgagcaaatgcttgtatttgatcataggctcttgccattgctattttgtcattctcgagtttttcattgttccaaagtagcccccgagcatttgatcaaaaacttgtatttgatcaaaggctctcgaaatagtcTACAATCTTCTACtgtcgccattcttatgaagttgcttagccgaatttttctcttgccaaggtgacatcattgctgacgatagccacgaccgctgtatcgggaaaacgcgagaactgctctctctctgccttgcgggcccaaattgctcatcaagttgacacgtcgtgcaagtgggagacacacgtcctccacttttcctggcgcacgtactgtagctcatgttctttctcgtctgaatgaaattactttttaccccttgtccacgtgtacaccatctatcccgcaatctcttcatccaacggtgcgtcgattcaccgcacctctatttaaggtcatcgtcttcctccgtcaATACTTTCGCTcgtgccgcacctctgcttctcctctgcaaaaatcctcCACTGCTCTCATTTCTTCAAGCGCTCAACCGCGCTCGCACCTCTCTCCTCCACGCTCCTTGATGCCACCTCGCGCGCGTCTGACCAGGCATAGCACtcccgaatccaagatggccaccgaagatctggagtgggagagatccaagatctccaaccaggatatgaacctgctgaagaagctgggattcaccaagaaggagaacgcgctgcgtttccccaaggaggagagttatccatcgcctccaatcgagtatcgggtcagttttgttgaccatctcacccgcggtctttctccccctatccacgagtttcttcgaggtctcctttttgtttatgggcgtcagctgcatcagctgacgcccaattctatccttcacgtgtcgatttttatcacactttgcgaatgcttcctcggagtccaacctaattgggctctgtggaaacgcatcttctgtctccgccgtaatggctcccacaacaccgcctacaacattggcggcgttgtcattgtagggattcgttgcatagaaaacaaaaaatttcctaccgcgaacacgcaatccaagccaagatgcaatctagaagacggtagcaacgaggggattatcgagtctcacccttgaagagattccaaagcctacaatatgaggctcttgttgctgcggtagacgttcacttgccgcttgcaaaagcgcgtagaagatcttgatcacggcgccacgaacgggcagcacctccgtactcggtcacacgttcggttgttgatgaagacgacgtccacctccccgttccagcgggcagcggaagtagtagctcctcttgaatccggcagcacgacggcgtggtgtcggtggtggtggagaatcccggcggagcttcgctaagcgtgcgggagtgttggaggagagaggggcggctagggtttgggaggaggtggccg
Coding sequences within it:
- the LOC127342358 gene encoding la-related protein 1A isoform X2 is translated as MEEPNVGGGGTGAAPEVVADPGGPAASPWRKTTPPPLAGDAAVMGADSWPALDEARQKVAPEPAGKPASANAGGGDLAPPSPTQASNRMHKFDGHHGNINKSHQAHHKNGPKRRPPGANDAPSYPTPMPYHQHPGQPFFYPVLQNPMMLHDYPYQPFAVPVPNRDPNVGKSGFENATPPFVPVDQVGGNEGNRPMPPQTRGDPHAWRPALGTHGARPHSGVEGRGHFNHNWHNPRAFGTSENPSVPHGVGPRTFVRPMAHLPPTLGYMNGPSFPGPMPPMYYYMPAPPMEAMRGPPRFVQNQPAPPPVLSPEAAELRAKILTQVEYYFSDTNLDRDGFLKSLMDDHGWVAISKVADFNRLKRITTDVHLIVDALASSSLLEVQDDKIRRRSDWSKWVSLSGTSVQSPSSTASMDNTMVESNTGSFSNQDAYSEDQKSQPHPQDIKSNINVIGTDAIVPDEQLRNNVHSSSLNKNFSAIAIGGKPKSICTSSVNSRTHEASFRTGDVKVRKVNTKMKVPDSQSKRGFCNDLQNESPSFSGDQSTFMLDEELELEHAEHSRDDIYSHKRVDDEDDDFFVDDQEVNRLIIVTQDTRSEKDDRTSSSISQAFSTEEASKINDALYYYESVHDRHTNNQRSSQADAADMDSKSGGAKGNHVSIGTNGIEEGGQPIPRRRQNKGNRKTHTSHKQRFFAGNFATSPNSRSHYGGISESPPSNSIGYFYGSTPENHSYRSSKLSSSPHGIPTGSSPIGSVPKSFPPFQHPSHQLLEKNKFQQQRYNKFKNRCIAERKKLGIGLSEEMNSLYRFWSYYLRESFNEDMYKHFKNFAVDDATASYRYGLECLFRFYSYGLEKNFQRNVYEDFEQLTLEFYQKGDLYGLEKYWAFHHFRKQDSSPINKHPELERLLKEEFRTIEDFKARRAAQKEAGVSSSKSGAAASHSKAEAK
- the LOC127342358 gene encoding la-related protein 1A isoform X1 → MEEPNVGGGGTGAAPEVVADPGGPAASPWRKTTPPPLAGDAAVMGADSWPALDEARQKVAPEPAGKPASANAGGGDLAPPSPTQASNRMHKFDGHHGNINKSHQAHHKNGPKRRPPGANDAPSYPTPMPYHQHPGQPFFYPVLQNPMMLHDYPYQPFAVPVPNRDPNVGKSGFENATPPFVPVDQVGGNEGNRPMPPQTRGDPHAWRPALGTHGARPHSGVEGRGHFNHNWHNPRAFGTSENPSVPHGVGPRTFVRPMAHLPPTLGYMNGPSFPGPMPPMYYYMPAPPMEAMRGPPRFVQNQPAPPPVLSPEAAELRAKILTQVEYYFSDTNLDRDGFLKSLMDDHGWVAISKVADFNRLKRITTDVHLIVDALASSSLLEVQDDKIRRRSDWSKWVSLSGTSVQSPSSTASMDNTMVESNTGSFSNQDAYSEDQKSQPHPQDIKSNINVIGTDAIVPDEQLRNNVHSSSLNKNFSAIAIGGKPKSICTSSVNSRTHEASFRTGDVKVRKVNTKMKVPDSQSKRGFCNDLQNESPSFSGDQSTFMLDEELELEHAEHSRDDIYSHKRVDDEDDDFFVDDQEVNRLIIVTQDTRSEKDDRTSSSISQAFSTEEASKINDALYYYESVHDRHTNNQRSSQADAADMDSKSGGAKGNHVSIGTNGIEEGGQPIPRRRQNKGNRKTHTSHKQRFFAGNFATSPNSRSHYGGISESPPSNSIGYFYGSTPENHSSYRSSKLSSSPHGIPTGSSPIGSVPKSFPPFQHPSHQLLEKNKFQQQRYNKFKNRCIAERKKLGIGLSEEMNSLYRFWSYYLRESFNEDMYKHFKNFAVDDATASYRYGLECLFRFYSYGLEKNFQRNVYEDFEQLTLEFYQKGDLYGLEKYWAFHHFRKQDSSPINKHPELERLLKEEFRTIEDFKARRAAQKEAGVSSSKSGAAASHSKAEAK